One segment of Macrotis lagotis isolate mMagLag1 chromosome 1, bilby.v1.9.chrom.fasta, whole genome shotgun sequence DNA contains the following:
- the FAM136A gene encoding protein FAM136A has translation MAESQQLRVQEAVDTMVKGLERDNIRKMQGTMFRCSASCCEDTQASMQQVHQCIERCHAPLAQAQALVTSELEKFQDRLARCTMHCNDKAKDLMDAGSKEQQVKRQLESCVTKCVDDHMHLIPTMTKKMKDSLASIAK, from the exons ATGGCGGAGTCGCAGCAGCTGCGGGTGCAGGAGGCGGTGGACACCATGGTGAAGGGGCTGGAGCGGGACAACATCCGCAAGATGCAG GGTACCATGTTCCGGTGCAGCGCTAGCTGCTGTGAAGATACCCAGGCCTCTATGCAGCAGGTTCATCAGTGCATTGAGCGCTGCCACGCTCCCTTGGCCCAGGCCCAAGCCCTTGTGACCAGCGAACTGGAGAAATTCCAG GACCGTCTGGCTCGATGTACCATGCACTGCAATGACAAAGCCAAAGACTTGATGGATGCTGGGAGCAAGGAGCAGCAGGTGAAGAGGCAGCTAGAGTCCTGTGTGACCAAATGTGTTGATGACCACATGCACCTCATCCCCACAATGACCAAGAAGATGAAGGATTCTCTAGCATCTATTGCAAAATAG